In Capra hircus breed San Clemente chromosome 5, ASM170441v1, whole genome shotgun sequence, the DNA window TTCGTATCATAAATAATCCCTTAGTGAAATAGTCACTTTCCACTCGTACCAGGTATATATAAAAACTGAGTATTTCCCTATGTTCTAGCTAATAAATATTCTCTCTCATGCTCGTCAACTGGATAGCTGAAAACTTGTATCTTCAGGTTTTAATACAATTTAGGTTGATTGTTTCATACATTTACTGACAGGCTTTCTTACCATTTCCAGTTCCTCTCTAAGAGCACAAATGGCTCTTTCCCGGCTGGATACCAATTCTTCCAAATACTGATACCGCAGTTTTTTCCTGGCCCGGCATTCTCTTGCACTCTGCCGGCTCCTCTCGAGTTTTGCCTTCAAGTCAATTTTGGCTGGCTTTCGACCACGTTTGCCGGGCTTCTTCACTTTACCTCC includes these proteins:
- the CREBL2 gene encoding cAMP-responsive element-binding protein-like 2, translated to MDDSKVVGGKVKKPGKRGRKPAKIDLKAKLERSRQSARECRARKKLRYQYLEELVSSRERAICALREELEMYKQWCMAMDQGKIPSEIKALLTGEEQSKSQQNSSRHMKAGKTDANSNSW